In one Pseudanabaenaceae cyanobacterium SKYG29 genomic region, the following are encoded:
- a CDS encoding Rrf2 family transcriptional regulator gives MRFSRRSVYGLQAMLALVERGVVSAEVLAREGGIPVAFLEKILLDLRRAGLVGAIRGTRGGYYLTLPPQSISVGQVLGALGEKWQLRGQGSFMELVEGRIAKVVQGYLEGLTLADLYFDWQSWKAQQQGDGGFTI, from the coding sequence GTGCGTTTCTCTCGCCGATCGGTTTACGGGTTGCAGGCAATGCTGGCTCTGGTGGAGCGGGGGGTAGTGTCCGCGGAGGTGCTGGCAAGGGAGGGGGGGATTCCTGTGGCTTTTCTGGAGAAGATTTTGTTGGATTTGCGTAGGGCGGGATTGGTGGGGGCAATCAGGGGAACAAGGGGGGGGTACTACTTGACCCTCCCTCCCCAGTCGATTTCGGTGGGACAGGTGCTAGGGGCATTGGGGGAGAAGTGGCAACTACGGGGGCAGGGATCATTTATGGAGTTGGTGGAGGGGCGGATTGCCAAAGTGGTGCAGGGGTATCTAGAGGGGTTGACTCTGGCAGATTTGTATTTCGATTGGCAGAGCTGGAAGGCACAACAGCAGGGGGATGGCGGATTTACGATTTAG
- a CDS encoding form I ribulose bisphosphate carboxylase large subunit, with the protein MAYSPTTTKPKAGYQAGVKDYRLTYYTPDYTPKDTDLLAAFRVTPQPGVPPEEAGAAVAAESSTGTWTTVWTDLLTDLDRYKGRCYDIEPVPGEDNQYICYVAYPLDLFEEGSVTNMFTSIVGNVFGFKALKALRLEDIRVPVAYLKTFQGPPHGIQVERDKLNKYGRPLLGCTIKPKLGLSAKNYGRAVYECLRGGLDFTKDDENINSQPFMRWRDRFLFVQEACMKAQAETGEIKGHYLNVTAPTCEEMFKRAEFAKEIGAPIIMHDYLTAGFTANTSLARWCRDNGMLLHIHRAMHAVIDRQKNHGIHFRVLAKALRMSGGDHVHTGTVVGKLEGDRAATLGFVDLLRENYIEQDKSRGIYFTQDWASMPGVMAVASGGIHVWHMPALVEIFGDDAVLQFGGGTLGHPWGNAPGATANRVALEACIQARNEGRSLAREGNEIIREAARWCPELAVACEVWKEIKFEFATVDTL; encoded by the coding sequence ATGGCATATTCACCAACTACAACTAAGCCCAAGGCGGGCTACCAAGCGGGGGTAAAGGACTACAGACTGACTTACTACACCCCTGACTACACTCCCAAGGATACGGACCTTTTGGCAGCTTTCCGGGTCACACCCCAGCCCGGTGTACCCCCCGAAGAAGCAGGGGCAGCAGTGGCAGCCGAGTCCTCTACGGGTACCTGGACAACAGTATGGACGGATTTACTTACTGACCTGGATCGCTACAAGGGACGTTGCTACGACATTGAGCCAGTGCCCGGCGAAGACAACCAGTATATCTGCTATGTGGCTTATCCCCTCGATCTGTTTGAGGAAGGCTCGGTGACTAATATGTTTACCTCGATCGTGGGGAACGTATTTGGGTTTAAGGCACTGAAGGCTCTTCGCTTGGAGGATATTCGGGTGCCCGTGGCATATCTGAAGACCTTCCAAGGTCCACCCCATGGGATTCAGGTAGAGCGAGACAAGTTGAATAAGTACGGTCGTCCGCTCCTGGGTTGCACAATTAAGCCTAAGCTGGGTCTGTCGGCTAAGAACTATGGTCGGGCAGTTTATGAATGTCTGCGGGGTGGTTTGGACTTCACCAAGGATGATGAAAACATCAATTCCCAACCCTTCATGCGCTGGCGCGATCGTTTCCTATTTGTGCAAGAGGCTTGCATGAAGGCGCAGGCGGAAACGGGGGAAATCAAGGGGCATTACTTGAATGTGACTGCTCCCACCTGTGAAGAAATGTTTAAGCGGGCGGAATTTGCCAAAGAGATTGGCGCCCCCATCATCATGCACGACTACCTGACAGCGGGCTTTACGGCTAATACCAGTCTGGCGCGTTGGTGCCGCGATAATGGGATGCTTCTCCATATCCACAGGGCGATGCACGCGGTAATTGACCGCCAAAAGAATCATGGTATTCACTTCCGCGTTTTAGCAAAGGCATTGCGGATGTCCGGTGGTGACCACGTACATACGGGGACGGTAGTTGGTAAGCTGGAAGGTGACCGCGCTGCTACCCTTGGTTTCGTCGACCTGTTGCGGGAAAACTACATTGAACAAGATAAGTCCCGTGGTATTTACTTCACCCAGGACTGGGCTTCCATGCCAGGGGTGATGGCGGTGGCTTCTGGTGGTATCCATGTTTGGCATATGCCCGCACTGGTGGAAATCTTCGGCGATGATGCTGTTCTCCAGTTTGGTGGTGGTACGCTTGGTCACCCCTGGGGGAATGCGCCGGGGGCAACAGCTAACCGGGTGGCTCTGGAAGCTTGTATCCAAGCCCGCAATGAAGGTCGCAGCCTGGCACGGGAAGGGAATGAAATTATCCGCGAAGCAGCTCGCTGGTGTCCTGAACTAGCAGTAGCTTGTGAAGTGTGGAAGGAAATCAAGTTCGAGTTTGCTACCGTCGATACGCTGTAA
- a CDS encoding HEAT repeat domain-containing protein, producing MNLDEIRVKIHSPYTRDRLLALASLKDTPPEEAVPLILQLIDDESLQVRAMAVFALGLKPTPQSLPTLVKILETDPDYSIRADAAGALGYLRDPRAFTPLLRAFYEDTEWLVRFSAAVSLGNLGDDRAIEALLSALKTDETLLHQAAIAALGEIGNPEAIEAILPFAQSPDWLTRQRLAEALGNLPSPKSLAALKYLAKDPHPQVALAANLSLAKHPKS from the coding sequence ATGAACCTGGACGAGATTAGAGTTAAAATCCATAGCCCCTACACCCGCGATCGTTTACTAGCCCTTGCTTCCCTCAAGGATACCCCTCCTGAAGAGGCAGTGCCCCTCATCCTGCAACTGATAGATGACGAAAGCCTGCAAGTGCGGGCTATGGCAGTATTTGCCCTCGGACTCAAGCCCACTCCCCAATCTCTGCCCACCCTAGTCAAGATTTTGGAAACCGACCCTGACTATAGCATTCGGGCTGATGCCGCTGGTGCTTTAGGTTATCTCAGAGACCCCCGTGCCTTCACTCCCCTTCTGCGAGCCTTTTACGAAGACACGGAATGGCTGGTGCGTTTTAGTGCGGCTGTTTCCCTTGGTAACCTAGGAGACGATCGTGCTATAGAAGCCCTCCTCAGTGCCCTCAAAACCGACGAAACCCTCCTCCACCAAGCTGCCATTGCCGCCCTAGGTGAAATTGGCAACCCAGAAGCGATCGAAGCCATCCTGCCCTTTGCCCAATCCCCTGACTGGTTAACCCGGCAACGTCTTGCCGAAGCCCTAGGGAACCTCCCTTCCCCCAAAAGTCTAGCTGCTCTCAAGTACCTCGCCAAAGACCCCCATCCCCAGGTAGCCCTTGCCGCGAACCTCTCCCTTGCCAAACATCCTAAATCGTAA